The Halobacillus ihumii genomic sequence AAAGGCTGTAATCACTACTAAAACTAACAAGTCGTTCTGTATCACAACTTGTTGGCTTACCCCAGCAACCACACTTAAAACGATTAATATTATAGTCACAGAAGAGACGAACTTAGTGTAAGGTCTAATTTTATGGATAGATTGGTTTGTGAAATGACGGATAACCATACCTGAAAAGATCGGAAGAATGACAATAAAGAACATTTTTTCAGCTAATTTAAAGAAAGATACAGCAACCGTATTATTTGCTGATATATTCATAATAGCTGGTGTTACTACTGGGCTGATAAAGACATCAACGATCCCCATAGCTACTACAAGGGAGGTATTTCCTCCAGCTAAAAAAGTGTACATGGTTGCAGCTGTTCCACTTGGTACACTTCCTGTGAGGATAAATCCGGCCACGAGGTTAGGATAGTCTGAAAAGAATAGTTTGGCTAAAAAAACGGATAACAAAACAGTTAATGTCCATTTCAGAACAAGCCCCGTACTCATAACAAGCGCTGACCTTCTAAGTACATATAAGTCTTTAAAAGCCATAGAAAGCCCTGTCAGAAATAAAACAAAACCAAGTAATACACTAGTACTGGTGTAAAAGTAAGAAAAAAGGCTA encodes the following:
- a CDS encoding bile acid:sodium symporter family protein; amino-acid sequence: MTRLNSHVSKFLPGYITIAAIISFVFPSLFSYFYTSTSVLLGFVLFLTGLSMAFKDLYVLRRSALVMSTGLVLKWTLTVLLSVFLAKLFFSDYPNLVAGFILTGSVPSGTAATMYTFLAGGNTSLVVAMGIVDVFISPVVTPAIMNISANNTVAVSFFKLAEKMFFIVILPIFSGMVIRHFTNQSIHKIRPYTKFVSSVTIILIVLSVVAGVSQQVVIQNDLLVLVVITAFFQVFIPMIGGYRIALWLGNKKEDAIAILFKVGLCNSALAAILALEFFGETAAVPAVINMIFNLSLGAYFSNRFAKGL